The region GGGAGGCGTTCGAGATGCTGCGCCGCCGCAACCGCAACGACTCGCTGAGCAAGTTCGTGACCGCCATCCAGCAGGCGGAGGAGCTGGGCGCCCCGCTCAGCGACACCCTGGTGAACATCAGCCAGGACATGCGCCGCGCCGACGCCCAGTACATGCGCCGCAAGGCGCAGCGGCTGAACCCGCGCGTCACCATGATCACCGCGGTGACCCTGCTGCCGGGGCTGCTGCTGCTCATCGTCGGCTCGATGTTCCTGGGCACCGAGGTCGACCTCGGCACCATCCTCGGCGGCTAGCCCCTGCGGCGTTCCACGAGGATCGCGATCCGGGTGACCGCCACCAGGGCCGCCGACCAGAGGGCGTACCCGGTGTACATCCCGCCGCCCCGGGCGATCTCGTCCCACAGGGCGGGCGCCGGCTCCGCTCCGGAGCCGAACACGGCGGCGCCGGTCGCCACCAGGGCGACGGGGGCTCCGGCCACGGGGATCAGCCCGGAGAGGTTCGTCTCGACGGCGACGAACAGCAGCGCGGTGAGCAGGACGGGGAGCCCGTAGAGGATCAGGCGGTCGCCGAGCGCCCACTGCGCCAGCCAGGCGGTGTCGATCCGGCCGATGACGGGCAGCAGCGGGTACAGCTCGGCGACGGTGAGGGTGATCATCAGGCCGACGCAGATCAGCAGGGTGGCGCCGGCGGCCAGGAGGACCTTCGCGGCGGACAGGCCCAGGCAGGCGAGGACCACCAGGAGCACGGGGACGAGGGGGGCGGCCAGCCGGGCGCCGGGCATGGGACCCCCGTCGAGCCAGTGGACGCACGCCAGCGCCAGGGTGGCGGCCGCCGCGGCCAGGACGACGCGGCCGCAGAACCCGAGGACCCCCGCCGCGGTCCGAAGCGCCCCGGCGGCCGGTGGACGCCGCCGTTCGGCGGGGGGTTCCCCGCTCATGGGGGCCTCCTCGGGAGCGGGCGCGGAGCGGGGCGGGACGCCGCCGCGAACCGCGGCGGCTCTACCTCTCTCGGACGCTCGGCGGAGGCCCCGCGCCGGGCCGGGGTCAGAGCACGCCGGTCCGGAACAGCATCACCACCAGCACCCCCAGCAGCACCGCGCCCACCACGGCCGCGTTGACCAGCAGCCCCGCGCGTCCGCCCGGGGCCGGCTCGCGCACCATCGTGGCGGTCGTCCCGGCCGCCTCCTGCGGCGCGCCCCACGCCGGGGCCGTGTCGGCCGGGGCGGTAGAGGTCCCGGTTCCGGCGGGGGACATGGCCGAGCCCTCCGGCGTCACCGGCTCCGCGTAGATCCCGAAACCCGCCCCGGACCCGGCGGAGGCCGAAGACGCCACGGCCGACCCTTCCGGCGTCACCGATTCCGTGTGAATCCCGGAGCCCGTCTCGGGTCCGGCGGGCTCGGGAGGCGCGACGGCCGAGCCCTCCAGGGTGACCGGTTCCGTGTAGATCCCGAAACCCAGCGTCCCCGTCGGCTTCACCGGCCCGGCGTCGGCAGCGGATTCCGCGGCACGCGCGCCGTCGGAGGCGGCGGGGACGTCCGCGTCCGGCGGGGAGGACGCTCCACCGCCGGTGGAGGCGCCCGCCGCCGCCACGGCGCCGGCCGCGGCCGATGCCATCGAGTCACCCGTGACGACCGTGACGTCGGGGTCGTCCGCGGCGTCCGGGGCCGTGGAGGTCTCCGGGGCGCTCGTGGCGGCGGAGTCCGACGAGCCGCCGGAGGCGTCCGCGACGGCTGCGGCCCCCGGGCCCCCGGGGACCGCCGGGGTCGGTGCCCCCGCCTCGGCTGTGGCACCCGGGGCGGACGCGTCGCCTGGAACGGCCCTGGTCTCCGAGCCACCGGAGGCATCCGGGCCGCTCGCGACGGCCGCGGCGGCCGCGGCCTCAGAGGCGGCCGGATCACCTATGTCCTCAGAAGCGGCCGGGTCGCCCGTGTCCTCGGAGGCGGTGGGGCCACCCGGGACGCCTGCGGCGGCCGCGCCGACCGCCCCGCCCGGGAGCGCGGCGCGCAGCCTCTCCGCCGCCTGGCCCCCGTCGCGTCCGTCCAGGTGCCGCAGCGCCACCGCCAGCACGTCCTCCGCCGAGGGCCGTTCGCCCGGTTCCGGCGACAGGGCCCGCGCGACCACCTCCCGCAGGCCCGCCGGCACCCCCTCCAGGTCCACGCCGTCCTGCCGGGCGCGCCGCTCCATCTCCACCAGCGCCGCCCGGCGGCCCAGCCGGGAGGCGGGCGACTCGCCGAACGGCTCCCGTCCCGTCGCCGCCAGCACCACCAGGGCCGCCCACCCGAACACGTCCGCGGCGGCCGTCGACCGCCCGTCCTCGTACACCTCCGGGGCCACCCAGCCCGGGACGCCCCGCAGCCCGGGCGCCTCCGGCGCCTCGGCCCTGCGCCCCAGCCCCGTGTCGAGCAGGCGCGGTCCCGCACCGGTCAGCACCACCGCGTCCGGCCCCACCTGCCCGTGCGCGGTTCCCTCCCCGTGCAGCACCGCCAGCGCCTCGGCCACCGCGGCCGCCAGCACCACCGCGCCCCACTCCGGCAGCGCCCCATGCGCCGCCACGCGTCCGCGCAGGTCCGGCCCCGGCTGGTCGGGCAGCACCGACCACGGCCGTCCGTCGTGCTCGCCGGTCTCGACCGCCCCGACCGCGCACACGCCCCCGGACTCCGGCTCGGGGAGCGGCTCCCCGGCCTCCCGCCCGCGCGCCAGGCCGAGCAGCACGGGCTCCCCGCCGTCGCGGCGCGCCGCGTACAGCACGCCGCCTCCGCCGTCGGACACCCTTCCCTCGATCCGGTACCCGCCGACCTCGCTCGGGTCTTCGGAGGTGAGGGGTTCGGTGCGCGCGCAGAGGCTCTGCGAGGGGTGCGGCGTCATGAGGGGTGTGCCTCCGTTGTCCTGTTCCGGTACCGGACATCGTCGCGCCTGGCGCGCCCACCGGCAAACCCGTTGGCCACTGGTGGCCGCGCGCCCGCGGACCCGTCCCGTGCGCGCGGCCCCTCCCCGGGGGATCGGGGAGGGGCCGCGCAGGGGATGGGTTCGTGGGGCGGGTGTTACAGGCGGACCGTCCTGGTCGCCGTCGAGGTCGCCCCGTCGGCGTCCGTGACGGTCAGGGTGACGGTGTAGGTCCCGGGACCGGGGTAGAAGTGCCAGGTGTAGTCACCGCTGCCGGTGGTCCCGTCGCCGAAGTCCCACGTGTAGGACACGATCGGGGCGTCGCCCGCGGTGGAGGAGGCGGCGTCGAACTCGCAGAGGTACCAGAACGAGTAGCACCCGCCGTCGAAGTCGGCCGTGGGCCCGTCGCCTCCGCCGGGGGACCCCACCGACACGGTCGCGGTGGCGCTGTCGGTCGCCCCGGAGTCGTCGGTGACCGTGAGGGTCACGGTGTAGTCGCCCTCGGCGCCGTAGGTGTGCTCCACGGTGGTGCCGCTGTCGCCCGCGCCATCGCCGAACTCCCACTCCCAGGCGGTGACCTCACCGCCGGAGGTGGAGCCGGAGCCGTCGAAGGAGCAGGTCAGGGTGGTGTCGTCGCAGGCGTGGGTGATCGACGCGACCGGGCCGTCGGGCGGGGTGGTGCCGCCGTCGGCCGGGAAGGTGGCGGGGTCGCCCACGTCCAGCAGCGGCTCGTGGTACCCGTCGCCGGAGGTGTCGTCCCAGTCCTGGTTGCCGGCCGAGACCAGGGTGTCGTAGATCGCCATGACCCCGTTGCGGTCGGTGGGCTTGGCGTTGCCGACGGCCAGCAGCGCCAGGCCGCCCGCGGCGTGCGGGGAGGCCATGGAGGTGCCGCTGGAGCTGCCGTACCCGCCGCCCGGAACGGTCGAGATGATGCAGGACCCGGGGGCCGCGATCTCGACGACCTGGCCGTAGTTGGAGAAGTAGGACAGGGTGTCGTCGTCGTCCCCGGTGCACCCGAGTGCTCCGCCGTTGCCGCCGGGGGCGCCGTCGGAGTCCGCCATCGAGGACACGGTGAGCACGTCGGGGTGGTTGGCGGGGAAGAAGTTCGCCGCGTCGCGCGAGCTGTTGCCCGCGGCCACCGCGAACGCCACCCCGGAGTCCACGGCCGAGGTGATCGCCTGGCCGAGCGCCTGGTCGGTGCAGCCCTCGCAGCCCAGGCTCATGTTGGCGACGGCGATGTCCCCCGCGTTGGCCGCCACGTAGTCCACGCCCGCGGTGATGCCGGCCAGGCTCCCGCTGCCGCTGGAGTTGAGGACCTGGACGTTCCAGATGTCCGCGCCCGGCGCCATGCCGACGACGCCCTCGCCGTTGTCGATGGCCGCGATGCTGCCCGCGACGTGGGTGCCGTGCCCGTTGCCGTCGGAGGCGGTGTTGGAGACGCAGGTGCCGCTGGTGCAGTTGACGGAGTTCACCACGTTGAGGTCGGGGTGGGCTCCGTCGACACCGGTGTCCAGGACGGCGACGGCCACGTCCGGGACGTAGTCGTCCTGCCCGTTGATCGCGAGGCCGGGGTTGTCGGGGGCGAAGGTGCGGGCGATGCCGTCGGGCACGTCCTGCTCGAAGGTGTGGACCGGCTGGTCCTCCTGGACGTAGGCCACGTCCGAGTCCCGGAGGAGTTCGGCGGCCTCGGCCGCGGTCATCTCGGCCGCGTAGCCGGTGAGCGCGTGCTCGTAGACGCCGATCGGGTCGTCGCCGTGGCGTTCGGCGACGTCCTGCGGGATGGCGGAGTCGTCCAGGACGACGATGTAGGTCCGCTCGGTGGTGTCGGAGGTGTCGAGGAAGTCGGGGACCTCCTCCGCGAGGGCCGGTGCTGCGAACATGACAGGCAGCAGGGCGACGGCCGCGAGGGCCGCGCCTATCTTGCTCTTGCGCATGATGCGGAGAACCCTTCGGGGGGATGGTGGGGGACGGGGGATGTGGAAGGGTGGCCACCCGGGATCAAGAATCCGTCACGGAGGGCGACCCTGACCATACGTGTTCACTACGTAACTTCGTACACGTCGGGGGGTGCTACGTAGTGCCCCGGCGGCCACTACCTACCCGGCGCCCGCCGACCCCGTGAGCCGGTCGCGGCCTTCGGGGTCGGCGGTGTCCGAGCAGGTCGGCGCGGTCCCGGACCGGGCTCCGGCCGACCGCGCCGGCGTCAGCCCGGCAGGGGGACCTCCGCGAGCAGGGGCAGCAGCCCCGCCTCCTCCTCGTCGAGATGGGCCTCCAGCTCCCGGCTCATCCTCTCCAGATCAGCGCGGAACGCGGCCGGGTCGGCGGTGGCGACCTCCGCCAGCAGCGCCTGGATGCCCTCGCGGATGCGGTCGACCTCGCGGTGCTGCTCCGACAGCCGCTCCAGGGTGCCGGCCAGGTGCGGGTACCGCTCCGCCAGGGAGGGGAACAGCATCTGCTCCTCCCCGTCGTGGTGGAACCGCAGCGACTCGCAGAACGCCAGGCAGTGCTGGCGCAGCTGGAGGCTGAGCCCGGGGGCGGGGACCTCCCCCTCCCGGGCCGCGCGCCCGTCGCGGTCGGCGAGGTAGGCGTCGGTCTCCTCGCGGATCCGGTGCAGGTGCCCGCGCAGCCAGCGGTGGACCTGCACCAGCTTCTCCGCGAGGTTCGCCGCGGCCTCCTCCGCCTCCGGGCTGTCCCCGGCGACCGCCGGTTCCAGCACCACCACGGGCAGGACCCGGTCGGTCCCTGCCTGGTAGTCGCCGTACCCGGGGGCCGCCCGAACGGCCTCGGCGAACAGGCGGTCGCGCTCCTCGCCCTCGGCGGGGACGGCGACCGCGGAGAACTCCTCGGTGCCCAGCTCGACCCGGACCATCGGGTGGGCGAGCAGGTTGTGGTACCAGGCGGGGTGCCGGTCCGAGCCCCCGGCGGAGGCGATGACGAACAGCCGCCCGTCCGCCCGGACGTAGCCGAGCGGGCTGGTGGTCTCGCGGCCGCTGCGCGCGCCGACGGTGGTGAGCAGCAGCAGGTCGCCGCCCTCGAACATGCCGCCGACGCGGCCGCCGTTGGCGCGGAACTCCGCGACCACGGGCCGGTTGAAGTCGCTCACGTACGGCTCGGGCCGGGCGAGCGGTCCGGGGCCGCCGGTCGCGGCCGGGCCGTCGCCGCGGGCGGCCTGCGAGGTGTCGGTGTCCTGTGTGTTCTGCAAAAGGTCTCCTCTCGGTACGGGGAATGCGGGTGGGCGGCCGCCCCGAGAGGTCCGTGCGCGCGGGCGCCGCGGACACGGTTTCAGGGAAGGGGGGCACGCCGACGCCGGCGTCCGCGGACACGGGGGAACGCGGACGGGGTCGGGATGCGGGAACGGGGAGGCCGCCGGAGGGCGCGGCTGTACGCCGCACCGGAACGCGTATCAGGCGTGCTGGGTGCTCATGGTCGGCTCTCCCTCGGATCGTGTGCTCGCCCGTCGACCCGACCGGCCCACTGCTCGTGGTCGGGGACACGTGGCACGCGCGACACGGTATGCCATGCCCCGGGGCGCGTCAACCGCCGGGGCCGGGACACGGCGGGGGCGCGTCCCCCCGCTCTCCGAGGGGCGTCCGGCCGCGGGGCCCGGTCCGGTAGGGCCCGCCCCACCCCCCATCGACGGGACCGCCCCAGCGACCGGGGCACCCCGCCCTCCGTAGTTTCAAAAGCCTTGGCGCGTCGGCGGAAACGGCCGACATCACGGAACAGGAGACACCGATGGCTTCGCACACCCCCCGGGACCGGACGGGGTCCGCACGGGCGGACGGCCCCGGACCGGCACGGCGCTCTCTGGCCCCGGACCTCGCCCGCGGGTTCATGCTGCTGTTCATCGCACTGGTGAACGCCGGCTTCTTCCTCACCGGCCCGGAGACGGTGCGCACCCTGGCCGACCAGGTGGTGACGTTCGTCCAGCTCACCCTGGTGTCGGGGCGCGCGATCCCGCTGTTCGCCCTGCTGTTCGGCTACGGCGCGGTGATGATCGCGCGCCGGGTGCGGGCCTCCGGCGGGGGCTGGGTGCAGGCGCGCATCCTGCTGCGGCGGCGCGGGTGGGTGCTGCTGGCGCTGGGGGCCGCGCACGGCGTCCTGCTGCTGCCGGTGGACATCCTGGGCGCGTACGGGCTGGCGCTGCTGCTGTTCGTCGGCCTGGTGCGGGCGCGCGACGTGACGCTGTGGTGGACCGCCGGGGTGCTCGCCGCCGCGTCGGCGGCCGTCCACACGGCGTGGGCGCTGTCGCTCCCGGTCGACGGCGGGGACGGCGGGGACTCCTCGGTGGCCGTGCCGTCCCTGGTGGAGCCGTCCTTCGTCGCGGCGTCCGTCGAACGGTTCAACGAGTGGACCCTCTACACGCCGATCACGATGCTGCTGGTGGCGATGCCCACGATCGTCCTGGGCTTCTGGGCGGGGCACCGGCGCCTCCTGGAGGAGCCCGGGGCGCACCGCCCGCTGCTGCGGTCCGCCGCCGCCTGGGGGCTGGGCGCCGGTGTGCTGACGGGACTGCCCAGCGCCCTGGTGGCGGCCGGATGGGTGCCCGCGGGGCCGCGCCTGGACGGCGCGCTGGCGGTCCTGCACGAGCTCGGCGGCTGGGCGGGCGGCATCGGCTGGGCCGCGCTGATCGCCCTCCTCGCGGCCCGCTGGGAATCCCGCCCCGCGCGCACGTCCCCGCCCGACGCTACCCGGGCACCCGTGCCCGCCCCCGGGCCGGCGGTGGCGGCCGTCGCCGCCGTGGGCGAGCGCTCCCTGAGCTGCTACCTCCTGCAATCGCTGGTGTTCACGGCGGTGTTCGCCCCCTACGGCCTGGGCCTGGGGGCCTCCCTGGGCGCGGCGGGCGCGGCCGCCGTGGGGGTCGCGACCTGGCTGGCGTCCGTCGCGGCCGCCGAGGCCCTGCGCAGGGCGGGCCGCCGCGGTCCCGCCGAGGTGCTGGTGCGCCGCCTCACCCGGCGCCGCGAACCCCTGGTCGCGCCCCCGCTGCCCCGCGCGGAGTAGGGCGCCTGCTCCCCGGGGAGCAGGCGCCGTGCTCCCCGGGCGGTGCCGGACCGCCCCGAAGAGCCTCTCGGCGGGGGACGCGGCGGCCGGTACCCGCTCCGTACCTTTCCACCATGACCTCCTCCCCCTTGAACACGCGGACCGCGATCCTCGCCGGGAGCGGCCTGTGCGCCGCCGCCTTCGTCCTCTCCGACCTCGTCAACCGCGAGATGAGCCCGGTCGCCGAGACCGTCAGCCGGTTCGTCAACACCGGCCACGGCTGGCTGGTCACCGTGGGCCTGGTCGGCCTCGCCCTGGCCGGGGCCGCCTCGGCCGTGCGGGTGGCCGACCGGCCCGGCCGGGTCCTGCTCTGGATCTGGGCCGCGGGGATCGCGGTCTCCGCGGTCTTCCCGGCCGACCCGCCCGGCAACTGGGCGGCCCCCTCCGTCTCCGAGACCGTCCACGGTCTGGCCGCCTGGGCGGCCCTGGGCTCCTTCACCGCCGCCGCGGTCGTGCTCGCCCGCCGGTGGCGCGGCCTGCCCGGCACCCCGCGGGCGCTCGCCCCGGTCACCACCGTCCTGACCGTCTCCATGGCCCTGTTCGTGGTCACCCTGGTGGACGCCATGGCGTTCCGGGAGCTCCCGGCGCTGCTCGGTGTGACCGAGCGCGCCGTCATCGCCGCGGACCTGGTCTGGATGTGCGTCGCCGCCTTCCGCGTCCCGGCCGCCCCCGCCGCGCCGGTGCCGGACCGCGTCCCGGAGCGCGCCTGATCCCGCGCACGGCGGGGCCACCCCGTCCGGGGCGGCCCCGCCCGCCGTCACCTCTGGACCTCCTCCGGTGCCGGGACCCCCACCTCCAGGTCTCCGTCCAGCCCCGCGAACGTGTACCGCGTGTACCAGTACTCCGGCGCCGGGACCGGCTCCGCGAAGGCCGCCGGGGCCGCCTGCGCCACCGGCCGCCCGTTGAGCACGGACCCGCCCTGCGGCGGCCCCTCGGTGGAGAACGCCAGGGGCTCCCCGTCCTCGGTCGCCACCAGCGTGAACGCCGACTCCTGCGGCGACTCCTCCGAGGGCCGGAACGTCCCCTCCACCAGCACCGCCGGGACCCCGTCGGGCGGGTCCTCCCCCGCCAGGTGGCCGTAGGCGTCCTCCGTCGGCCCGGGCGCGTCGAACACCGTCTCCTCCTCCGAGGTGACGGTGCCGGTCTCCACCACCCGGGCCATCGGCTCCAGGATCCGCTCGGGGTCGAACACCGCCTCCGACGCGCCCAGCTCCTCGGGGACGGCCGGCCGCCACACGGCGGGCCCGTTCCAGGCGGTGGTGTCGCTGTACAGCAGTTCTCCGTCCACCAGCATCAGGTCGCTGGCGCGCGCCCCGCTGACGGTGCTGGTCCAGCGCACCGCCTCGGGGTCGGCCTGGTACAGCACCCGGTCGAACAGGGTGGGCTCGGCCGCGGTGTCCGCGGGCAGCGGCTGCCCGTACCCCTCGCCGTTCCCGGCGTGGGTGAGGATGGTCAGCTCCAGGGTGCGCGCCCGCGTCAGCCGGTCGAGCGAGGCGGACACCAGGTCGATGCCCGTGGGCGCGGCGCTCTCCCCCGGGCCGTCCGGGCCGCCGGGGTTCTCGGAGACGGGCTCGGCGTCCTGGGCCAGGGCGTCGAACAGCGCGTACCCGCCGCCCCCGGCCACCGCCAGCGCGAAGCAGCAGGCGGCGCCGACGGCCAGGATCCGCCCGGCACCGCCGCGCCGTTCGCGGCGCTCGCGGCGCCGCCGGCGGGAGCGCCCGCCCCGGCCGCCGGCCGCGGCCTCCTGGACGCCCCGCCCGCCACCGTCGCGCTCGGGCCCGGGCCCGCCGTGCGCCTCCCCCGGCCCGTCGTCGGGGGCGGGCACCATGATCAGCTCCCCCGTGATGGGGTCGCGGGTGCTGACCAGCCGCCGCGCGTTCCGCACCCTGGTCCCGGGCGTCCAGGTGCGCCGCCCCGAGGCGGCCGCCTCCTCGTCCAGTCCGCGGGCCGCCTGCGTCCACAGCTCGGGCCGGTGCCAGGACACGTCCACGTACGGCCAGTGCGTGCGCGCCGCCCCGTGGAGCCGGTCGCTCCACTCCTCGCGGACCGTGTCCTCGGGGACCCCCAGCAGTGCCAGGCACTCCAGGTAGACGTCCTCGGCGGAGGGCCGCCGGGCCGGGTCCCGCTCCAGGGCCCGTTCCAGGACGCGCGCCAGCTCGGGCCGGAGCGCGGACAGGTCCACGTACCCGCGTGCCCGGACGGCGGCGTCGGCCTGCGAGACCACGGTGCCGAACGGCGGCAGGCCGGTGCCCGCGAAGACCACCGTGCACGCCCACGCGAACACGTCGGACGCCTCGTCGGGGCGGCTGCCCGCATAGCGTTCGGGCGCCATCCAGCCGGGGCTGCCGACGGTGGTGTGCGAGTCGCCGTCGTCCACCTGGCGGGCCAGCCCGAAGTCGACCAGGCGCGGCCCGGTGGCCGTGACCAGCACGTTCCCGGGTTTGACGTCGCCGTGCGGGACCCGGCCGTCGTGCACGTCCATCAGCGCCTCGGCGACCCCGGCGGCCAGCACCAGCAGCGCGGCGCCGCCCATCGGACCGCGCACCCCGGTGTGGCGCCCCAGGTCGAGGGCGGGCAGGTACTCCACGGCGGACCACGGGCGGTTGCGGTGGACGCCGCTGTCGAGCACCCCGAGCGCGCACGAGCCGGGCACCCGGCGCAGGTGCACGACCTTGTCGTCGGGATCGGCCGCGGACACCCACTCCTCGCCCATGACCTTGAGCGCCAGCGGATGCCCCTCGGGTGTGAGCGCGGCGTAGACGGCGCCCAGGGCGGAGTCGCCGAGCCGGCCGATCAGCCGGTGCGCGCCCACCCAGGGCGGGTCGTCGGGCACGAGGGGCCGGACGTTCGGTGGTAAGACGACTGTCGGTGCCATGGGGGGTTCGCTTCCACTCTCCTGGGACCAGGGGTTCGGGAATATCAGGACACGGCGCTCGCATTCGGTGGATACCGAACGTACATTCCCCGATGCTCCGGGGCCAATGGTGCGCACGGGTCGCGGGCCGTGCACCGGGTGAGAACCTCGGGCGGGCGCCCGCGGTTCACTTCATGACCGATTCTTCACCGAACTTCGCACGAAAAAGGATATGCGCAACGGCCCTCCCAGCACCGGCCCGGACCCGCCCCATGTCCGCTCACGGCCACGGTCGGCGAATAAGGACACCGCCGGAAAAGCGGGTTCTCGGATGTTCCGTAACGTTTTCCCGATGATCACCCGAACGTACCGGAAAAGGTCGAGGACGGGCCTTCTTCCCCGGCCCGGCCGCCCACGCGCCGCAGGGCCTGTTCCAGCACCGGCAGTGCCGTGGAGGCGTCGCCCTCCACCGGCCCGGGTCCCCCGGCGGCCGGCGGCACCCCCGGCGGGGTGTCCCGCGCACGGTCGTCCTGCCGGTCCCGACGGACATTCCGGCTCCTGAGCGACCTCGCCGCCGCGGTCGCCGCCCCCGCCCCGGCGGCGACCGCGGCGACCGCTCCCAGCACGGCCGCCACCCCGGACCGGTCCAGCAGCAGCGCGACCCCGGCGAAGACGAACAGCAGCACGGACATGCCCGCGTAGAAGAACACGTTGTCGTCCCGGGCGTCCCGGTCGGCCGGGGAGCCCGGGGAGCCGGG is a window of Nocardiopsis changdeensis DNA encoding:
- a CDS encoding protein kinase domain-containing protein gives rise to the protein MTPHPSQSLCARTEPLTSEDPSEVGGYRIEGRVSDGGGGVLYAARRDGGEPVLLGLARGREAGEPLPEPESGGVCAVGAVETGEHDGRPWSVLPDQPGPDLRGRVAAHGALPEWGAVVLAAAVAEALAVLHGEGTAHGQVGPDAVVLTGAGPRLLDTGLGRRAEAPEAPGLRGVPGWVAPEVYEDGRSTAAADVFGWAALVVLAATGREPFGESPASRLGRRAALVEMERRARQDGVDLEGVPAGLREVVARALSPEPGERPSAEDVLAVALRHLDGRDGGQAAERLRAALPGGAVGAAAAGVPGGPTASEDTGDPAASEDIGDPAASEAAAAAAVASGPDASGGSETRAVPGDASAPGATAEAGAPTPAVPGGPGAAAVADASGGSSDSAATSAPETSTAPDAADDPDVTVVTGDSMASAAAGAVAAAGASTGGGASSPPDADVPAASDGARAAESAADAGPVKPTGTLGFGIYTEPVTLEGSAVAPPEPAGPETGSGIHTESVTPEGSAVASSASAGSGAGFGIYAEPVTPEGSAMSPAGTGTSTAPADTAPAWGAPQEAAGTTATMVREPAPGGRAGLLVNAAVVGAVLLGVLVVMLFRTGVL
- a CDS encoding S8 family serine peptidase, with product MRKSKIGAALAAVALLPVMFAAPALAEEVPDFLDTSDTTERTYIVVLDDSAIPQDVAERHGDDPIGVYEHALTGYAAEMTAAEAAELLRDSDVAYVQEDQPVHTFEQDVPDGIARTFAPDNPGLAINGQDDYVPDVAVAVLDTGVDGAHPDLNVVNSVNCTSGTCVSNTASDGNGHGTHVAGSIAAIDNGEGVVGMAPGADIWNVQVLNSSGSGSLAGITAGVDYVAANAGDIAVANMSLGCEGCTDQALGQAITSAVDSGVAFAVAAGNSSRDAANFFPANHPDVLTVSSMADSDGAPGGNGGALGCTGDDDDTLSYFSNYGQVVEIAAPGSCIISTVPGGGYGSSSGTSMASPHAAGGLALLAVGNAKPTDRNGVMAIYDTLVSAGNQDWDDTSGDGYHEPLLDVGDPATFPADGGTTPPDGPVASITHACDDTTLTCSFDGSGSTSGGEVTAWEWEFGDGAGDSGTTVEHTYGAEGDYTVTLTVTDDSGATDSATATVSVGSPGGGDGPTADFDGGCYSFWYLCEFDAASSTAGDAPIVSYTWDFGDGTTGSGDYTWHFYPGPGTYTVTLTVTDADGATSTATRTVRL
- a CDS encoding nitroreductase/quinone reductase family protein, encoding MQNTQDTDTSQAARGDGPAATGGPGPLARPEPYVSDFNRPVVAEFRANGGRVGGMFEGGDLLLLTTVGARSGRETTSPLGYVRADGRLFVIASAGGSDRHPAWYHNLLAHPMVRVELGTEEFSAVAVPAEGEERDRLFAEAVRAAPGYGDYQAGTDRVLPVVVLEPAVAGDSPEAEEAAANLAEKLVQVHRWLRGHLHRIREETDAYLADRDGRAAREGEVPAPGLSLQLRQHCLAFCESLRFHHDGEEQMLFPSLAERYPHLAGTLERLSEQHREVDRIREGIQALLAEVATADPAAFRADLERMSRELEAHLDEEEAGLLPLLAEVPLPG
- a CDS encoding DUF418 domain-containing protein, whose product is MASHTPRDRTGSARADGPGPARRSLAPDLARGFMLLFIALVNAGFFLTGPETVRTLADQVVTFVQLTLVSGRAIPLFALLFGYGAVMIARRVRASGGGWVQARILLRRRGWVLLALGAAHGVLLLPVDILGAYGLALLLFVGLVRARDVTLWWTAGVLAAASAAVHTAWALSLPVDGGDGGDSSVAVPSLVEPSFVAASVERFNEWTLYTPITMLLVAMPTIVLGFWAGHRRLLEEPGAHRPLLRSAAAWGLGAGVLTGLPSALVAAGWVPAGPRLDGALAVLHELGGWAGGIGWAALIALLAARWESRPARTSPPDATRAPVPAPGPAVAAVAAVGERSLSCYLLQSLVFTAVFAPYGLGLGASLGAAGAAAVGVATWLASVAAAEALRRAGRRGPAEVLVRRLTRRREPLVAPPLPRAE
- a CDS encoding DUF998 domain-containing protein; translated protein: MTSSPLNTRTAILAGSGLCAAAFVLSDLVNREMSPVAETVSRFVNTGHGWLVTVGLVGLALAGAASAVRVADRPGRVLLWIWAAGIAVSAVFPADPPGNWAAPSVSETVHGLAAWAALGSFTAAAVVLARRWRGLPGTPRALAPVTTVLTVSMALFVVTLVDAMAFRELPALLGVTERAVIAADLVWMCVAAFRVPAAPAAPVPDRVPERA
- a CDS encoding serine/threonine-protein kinase, coding for MAPTVVLPPNVRPLVPDDPPWVGAHRLIGRLGDSALGAVYAALTPEGHPLALKVMGEEWVSAADPDDKVVHLRRVPGSCALGVLDSGVHRNRPWSAVEYLPALDLGRHTGVRGPMGGAALLVLAAGVAEALMDVHDGRVPHGDVKPGNVLVTATGPRLVDFGLARQVDDGDSHTTVGSPGWMAPERYAGSRPDEASDVFAWACTVVFAGTGLPPFGTVVSQADAAVRARGYVDLSALRPELARVLERALERDPARRPSAEDVYLECLALLGVPEDTVREEWSDRLHGAARTHWPYVDVSWHRPELWTQAARGLDEEAAASGRRTWTPGTRVRNARRLVSTRDPITGELIMVPAPDDGPGEAHGGPGPERDGGGRGVQEAAAGGRGGRSRRRRRERRERRGGAGRILAVGAACCFALAVAGGGGYALFDALAQDAEPVSENPGGPDGPGESAAPTGIDLVSASLDRLTRARTLELTILTHAGNGEGYGQPLPADTAAEPTLFDRVLYQADPEAVRWTSTVSGARASDLMLVDGELLYSDTTAWNGPAVWRPAVPEELGASEAVFDPERILEPMARVVETGTVTSEEETVFDAPGPTEDAYGHLAGEDPPDGVPAVLVEGTFRPSEESPQESAFTLVATEDGEPLAFSTEGPPQGGSVLNGRPVAQAAPAAFAEPVPAPEYWYTRYTFAGLDGDLEVGVPAPEEVQR